One part of the Oncorhynchus clarkii lewisi isolate Uvic-CL-2024 chromosome 7, UVic_Ocla_1.0, whole genome shotgun sequence genome encodes these proteins:
- the LOC139414233 gene encoding PAK4-inhibitor inka2-like — protein sequence MLCLRDSGDCLVDQMQYMMRSLQDLKHMRRPLSEPSGRLDAVTRVCQRGAQQRERLTCLRRPISEASEASTYDSACCLASPVEEEEEVEEDGQERLMQSSPSSEKSMEFDSGYSEASWQDDGVVLRRTRNVRVSNSACLRTNRGVGSADRIRPKSTSDACLERWTSFEASSDPEDWTTSLLSRSRNRQPLVLGDNSFADLIKNWMDLPECPEPAELKPHAGRRLAKDLLVNMRRKLAGMSKSVEMRARPADSTRVSRAAAAPKRMSCPVGFQPRKPFFHQSHTGLHELGTDFYQFNALMKTGSRQPIICNDIIGYI from the coding sequence CTGTGTCTGCGGGACTCTGGAGACTGTTTGGTGGACCAGATGCAGTACATGATGAGGTCCTTGCAGGATCTGAAACACATGAGAAGGCCGCTCAGCGAGCCCTCCGGCCGTCTCGACGCCGTGACGCGCGTTTGCCAGCGGGGAGCGCAGCAGCGGGAGCGCCTGACATGCCTCCGTAGACCCATCTCTGAGGCCAGCGAGGCCAGCACCTATGACTCAGCTTGCTGCCTGGCCAGCCCcgtggaggaggaagaagaggtggaggaggatgggCAGGAGCGGCTAATGCAGAGCTCCCCTAGCAGTGAGAAGAGTATGGAGTTTGACTCAGGCTACTCAGAGGCGTCCTGGCAGGATGACGGCGTGGTGCTCAGGAGGACCAGGAATGTACGGGTGTCTAACTCTGCCTGCCTCCGAACCAACCGGGGAGTGGGCTCTGCCGACCGGATCCGGCCCAAGTCCACGTCGGACGCTTGTCTGGAGCGCTGGACGTCATTTGAGGCAAGCAGCGACCCGGAGGACTGGACCACGTCACTGCTGAGCCGCAGCAGGAACAGACAGCCCCTGGTGCTGGGGGACAACAGCTTCGCTGACCTCATTAAGAACTGGATGGACTTGCCAGAGTGTCCTGAGCCAGCAGAACTCAAGCCCCACGCAGGCCGGCGCCTGGCCAAGGACCTCCTGGTCAACATGAGGAGGAAGCTGGCGGGGATGTCAAAAAGCGTGGAGATGAGGGCCAGACCAGCAGACTCCACCAGGGTCAGTAGAGCCGCGGCAGCCCCGAAACGCATGTCCTGCCCTGTAGGCTTCCAGCCACGCAAACCCTTCTTTCACCAATCCCACACAGGCCTGCATGAACTGGGGACGGACTTCTACCAGTTCAACGCTCTCATGAAGACAGGCAGCCGACAACCTATCATATGTAATGACATTATCGGgtacatctga